TCTCCCGCGCTTCCGCCTCCGTCGGCCTCGCCTACGGCGCGCACTCGAATCTCTGCGTCAACAACCTCTTCCTGAACGGCAACGCCGAGCAACGCGCGCGCTTCCTGCCGAAGTTGTGCTCCGGCAAATTCGTCGGCGCGCTCGCCATGTCCGAGTCCGGCGCCGGCTCCGACGTCGTCGGGTCCATGGCCTGCACCGCGACGAAGCGCGGCGGACGCTGGATCGCCAACGGCACGAAGATGTGGATCACCAACGGCCCCGACGCCGACGTGCTCATCGTCTACATGCGCACCGCATCGAAGGACCACGGCTCGAAAGCCATGACCGCCTTCCTCGTCGAGCGCGGCATGAAGGGTTTCAAGACCGCCCAGAAACTCGACAAGCTCGGCATGCGCGGCTCGAACACCTGCGAACTCGTGTTCGATGACTGCGAGATTCCCGAGGAAAACATCCTCGGCGAGGTCAACGGCGGCTCGCGCGTCCTCATGAAGGGCCTCGACACCGAGCGCTGCGTGCTCTCCGGCGGCCCGCTCGGCATCATGCAGGCCGCGATGGACGTCGTGCTGCCCTACGTGCACACGCGCAAACAATTCGGCTCCGCCATCGGCACCTTCGGCCTCATGCAGGGCAAGGTCGCCGACATGTATGTCGCCCTCCAAAGCGCCCGCGCCTTCAGCTACCAAGTCGCGCGCGCACTCGACGCCGGCGCTGGCCGCGCCGCGCGCAAGGACGCCGCCGCGTGCATCCTCTACGCCTCCGAGTCCGGCGTGAAAGTCGCCCTCGAAGCCATCCAGGCGCTCGGCGGCAACGGCTACATCAACGACTACCCCACCGGCCGCCTGCTGCGCGACGCCAAGCTCTACGACATCGGCGCGGGCACGAACGAGATCCGCCGCATCCTCATCGGCCGCGAGCTTTACAACGAAACAGCGAGCTGACGTGCTCGCCGCATGGATCATCGCAAGGTCGGAGCGTATTGGGACGCCAACGCCGACGCTTGGACGCGCCTCGCGCGCGCCGGCTACGACGTTTACCGCGACCACCTGAACACGCCGGCCTTCTTCGAGCTGCTGCCGCCCGTGTCGGGCCTGCACGGCCTCGACGTCGGCTGCGGCGAGGGCCACAACACCCGCCAACTCGCCCTTCGCGGCGCGCGCATCACGGGGCTGGATATCGCGGAAAAATTCGTCGCCCACGCGCGCGCCGAGGAAAAGCGCTCCCCGCTCGGCATCGACTACGTCTGCGCGAGCGCGGTCGAGTTGCCCTTCGCCGACGCGTCATTCGACTTCGCCACGGCGTTCATGGCCTTGATGGACATCCCCGACGCGAAGGCCGTGCTTCGCGAGAGCTACCGCGTGCTGCGCCCGGGCGGCTTCCTGCAATTCTCGATTTCGCATCCCTGCTTCGACACGCCGCACCGCCAAAACCGCCGCACGCTGCTCGGTCGCACCCGCGCCATCGAAGTCGGCGACTACTTCGACGGCGCCAAGCCCCGGGTCGAGGAGTGGATCTTCGGCGCGGCTCCGCAGGCTTTGAAAGCACAACTGCCGCCGTTCCGCATCCCGGTGTTCCACCGCACGCTCACCGCCTGGACCCAGCTGCTGCTGTCGGCCGGTTTCGTGATCGAGGCCTTGAATGAGCCTCGCCCCGACGACGAGACCGTCCGCCGCATCCCCGCGCTCCAAGACGCCCAAGTGGTCGCCTACTTTCTCCACGTCCGCGTCCGGAAGCCCCAGCGCGCGTGACCGGCCCGCCCAGCGCGAGGTGGTCGCCGCCGTCCCAAGCGGCGAAAAACTGTTCCCGCGCGGCGCGTGCCATGGGACGCAGCCAACGCCGCACCGCGAGCGTCCGCTCTGGCCTTGCCCTAACGTCTGACAGGTAGGGCGGGACCGCTGGGCCCGCCGGGAACGTGACATCGGCCAACGCGGCGGGCCCGGCGGTCCCGCCCTACCCCACGCGTCGAAGGCATCAACGTCTACGCCGCGGCAGCAGCCGCACCCTTCGCCTCTCCGCCAACTCAACCCGGCAACGCGAAGCACACGATCTGGTCCGCGTCGCGGTGGTTCGTCCAGAAATTCGTCCCATCGAACGCCAGCGCGCGCGCCGAGAAGCCGAGCCGCCCCACCGTCTTCGCCTCGCCGGTCGCCGGATCGAGCCGCTCGACGAAATACTCGTTGCTCTCCTCGTCGGTCGTCGTCGCGAGGTAGAAAGCTCCCTGCGCGAAACAGTGACCGACCACTTGATGCGGCGCGCGCAGCACGCGGCCGGCTTTTCCGTCGGCGCCGATCGAAATCAGTTTTTGCGGATACCACTGACTGAGCACGAGCGTCGCGCCGTCGTGCGAGAGGTGGGAGCCCATGCCATCCGGACACGCGACGCTGAACGCCGGATCGAAACCCTGCCCCGGCACGATGCGCCGGATGCGACGCTCATCGACGTCCACCGCATCCACGCCGCACACGGCGAACAGCGCATCGCCGTGCTTCGTCAGACCCCACACGGTGTCGTTGCCCGGCACGACGCACTCCCACGTCACCCGCAACGTCGCGCGGTCGACCGCGTAGACCTTGCGCGTCAGGCGCGAGCTCATCCAGAGCGTGCCGCCATCGACGCAAAGCGCCTGAGGCTTCGGGAACGGAGAGGCGAGGCGGTGGAGTTCGACGACATTCTTCATCGCGGGGCTTTGTAGCGACCGCGCCTTGCAAGGAAAGCGCGAAGCCAGCGTCTGCCTTGGGCGATGGCCCACTGTGCCGCCCTGTGTTTTCGCTCGCCGACGAAATATGCCGCGCCAACACTGCGCGCCCGATGCTGAACTACCTCTGGCTCGCTCTGGTCGCGTTGGCTGTGCTCATCGGCGGCGCCACCGGCCACCTCCCCGAAGTCACGAGCGCCGCGTTCCAAGCGGCGGAGACTGCGGTGATGAAAATCGCCCTGCCGCTCGCCGGCATCATGGCGCTGTGGCTCGGCCTCATGCGGCTCGCCGAGAAAAGCGGGCTCGTCCAACAACTCGCGCGCGGCCTCCGCCCGCTCATGCGCTGGCTGTTTCCCGACGTGCCGGCCGACCATCCGGCGCAAGGCTCCATGCTCATGAACATGGCGGCCAACATGCTCGGCCTCGCCAATGCCGCCACGCCACTCGGCCTGCGCGCCATGCGCGATCTCGAGACGCTGAACAAGACTCCCGGCACCGCCACGAACGCGATGTGCACCTTCCTCGCGATCAACACCGCGAGCATCCAGCTCATCCCCACGACCGCCATCGCCATCCTCGCCACGCAACACGCGCAGAATCCCACCGCGATCGTCGGCACGGCGCTCATCGCGAGTTTCTGCGCGACGACATCGGCGCTCCTCGCCGTGCGCTGGCTGCAGACGTGGCGCATGTTCCGCATCGAAGCCGCGACGCCCGACGCCAAGGCGGACGAAGCCAAGCCGGCCGCCGCAGCCGAGCCCGTGCTCGCCGTCGAACCCGCACCAATGAGCGGCCGCGGCCGGTTCGCCTTCGGCGCGTTGATCGCCGTGTTTCTCGGTTTGTTCGCCTGGATCGCGTTCGCGCCGGAGAGTTACCACGCGGCGACGACTTCGCTGCACCACGCCATTTTCCCGCCGCAGGTGAACGCGCCGGCCGCCGTCGGCTCGTCCGCGCAATCGCTGCCGTTGCGCGCGGTGGCGACGCTCTCGCTGCTCGCGGTGCCGTTCCTCCTCGTGTGCTTCCCGCTCTACGCGTTCCTGCGCGGCGTGAAGGTTTACGAAGAGTTCGTCGAGGGCGCGAAGGAGGGCTTCAACGTCTCGCTACGCGTCATCCCGTTCCTCGTGGCGATCCTGGTTGCCATCGGCATGTTCCGCGGCGCCGGCGGCATCGAGGCGATGAAGAGCGTGCTCGCGCCGATCCTCGGGCCGCTCGGTTTCCCGCCGGACCTGCTGCCCATCGCGCTCGTGCGCCCGTTGAGCGGCAGCGCGACCACCGGGCTCTTCACGGAACTCGTGCAACGCCTCGGACCCGACGCGCTGGTCACGCGCATGGCCGGCACGATCTACGGCAGCACGGAGACGACGTTCTACGTCATCGCCGTCTACTTCGGTTCGGTGGGCATCCGGCGCACGCGGCACGCGGTCGCGGCGGGCTTGTTCGCCGACTTCATCGGCATCGTCGCCTCGGTGACGATCTGCCGGGTGATGTTCGGGTGAGCGGCGCGAAACGGCTTCCCACCTGCATTTCTGGAAAAGCGGCGCCCAAACCTGTAGGAGCCTGCTTGCAGGCGACCGAGGACATCCTGTGCGGGCGGGCAATCAATCGCCTGCAAGCAGGCTCCTACAGCGGCTCCAGCATTCTTTCATTGAGAACGACCCGAGGAGGTGACGAAGGCGGAACCATGAGCAGAGCGGCGTGGCGAGGAGCCGCCACCCTGCCTTTCGCAGCAGTGCGCGCTACGCCTCGACGATCGCGGAGAAGCCGCTGAAGGCCATCCGCTTCACATCGAACGGCATCTTGTTCGGATCGCAGGCGGCCATCAGTTCGGGATCGGCCATGACGGCCTTGTTCACGCGGTCGCGGTGCGCGCGGGACTTGTAGGTCACGTGCGCGAGGACGATCGTCTCGCCGGGTTTCAGCTTCACGATTTTCGTGAACGGCGCGCAGAACTGGCCGCCCGGATCGTCCAGCACCGCCTCGCAGTAGCTGAGCGCGCCGTGGCGCTTCCAGACTTTCGCGGCGTGAGCGGCCATCTTGCGGTAAGCCGCGACATTCTTCTTGGGGATCGGGAGCAGGTATCCGTCGACGTAGGTGGGCATGGAGTGATGGAGTTGGGAGAGTTGCGTGGGCTATTTCGACTCGGCGAGGCGCTTGAGCTGGGCGAGGCCCTTCTCGAATTCGCCGCCGACCATCTTGTCCTGGTTCATGAAGAGGCAGAAAACCTTCCCGACGAAATTGTTTTCGCCGGTCATCGTCCACGTGACGACGGTTTGGTTGCCGGCCGGCTTGAGCGAATAGGTCGCTTCGCACACGGCCTCGAACGGCTTCAGAAACTCGAGTTTCATGCGCACGAGCTCGTTGGGGCGGCTCTCGACGATCGTCTGCTTGCCGGCCCCGACGTCGCTGTTGCCCGACCACGATTGCGCGGCGCCCACGCCGGCCGCCGGGCCGGTGAATTCGTAAGAGCATTTCGGATCCTTCTCCTTCCACGGCGCCCACTCGTGGGCTTGATGGAGATCGTTCAACCGCGGGAACAGCGCCGCGGGCGTCGCGGCGACGGTGGCCGAACGTTCGATGCGAAAATTGGACGGCTGGAACGCCGCGACGAGGCAAACGAGGCCGACGAGGGCCACGAGGATGAGGATGATTTTGAGGATCATGGGACGGGAAGCATTGTGGGGAAATCAGCTGTATCGGGCCGCGAGCAGCGGCGCGAACGCCCGGCGATGAACCCACGCGAGGTAGAGTTCGAGCGCGATGAGGACGAGCGCCATGGGGAGGCCGGTCGGCATCATCGTCGCGTTGACGAGGGCGATGTTGACGAGGATGGGCGCCAGAATCACCAGCGCGAGCGGCACGAAGCGATTGAGGAGCAGCAGCGCACCGACGGCGGCCTCGGTGCCTTTCACCAGCGCGAACAAGTAGCTGCCACGCATGCCGGCATCGAAGGCGACGAGCTTGGGCGGCAGCGATTCCGGCGGCGGCGCCGGGAACCAGTTCAAAAGCGCGCCGAGACCGAATACGAAGAAGACGAGGCCGAGCAGGATGCGGGCAACATGCCCGGCGATGCGGGCAAAGCGGGAGGGAGCGGGAGTCGTGGTCATGGGAAAATCA
This region of Opitutia bacterium genomic DNA includes:
- a CDS encoding SRPBCC family protein, which codes for MILKIILILVALVGLVCLVAAFQPSNFRIERSATVAATPAALFPRLNDLHQAHEWAPWKEKDPKCSYEFTGPAAGVGAAQSWSGNSDVGAGKQTIVESRPNELVRMKLEFLKPFEAVCEATYSLKPAGNQTVVTWTMTGENNFVGKVFCLFMNQDKMVGGEFEKGLAQLKRLAESK
- a CDS encoding isovaleryl-CoA dehydrogenase, whose product is MQLAPTLTEEIDALRQTVRDFAAKEIAPRAAAIDEKNDFPHDLWKKFGELGLLGITVSEEFGGSGMGYLAHLVAMEEISRASASVGLAYGAHSNLCVNNLFLNGNAEQRARFLPKLCSGKFVGALAMSESGAGSDVVGSMACTATKRGGRWIANGTKMWITNGPDADVLIVYMRTASKDHGSKAMTAFLVERGMKGFKTAQKLDKLGMRGSNTCELVFDDCEIPEENILGEVNGGSRVLMKGLDTERCVLSGGPLGIMQAAMDVVLPYVHTRKQFGSAIGTFGLMQGKVADMYVALQSARAFSYQVARALDAGAGRAARKDAAACILYASESGVKVALEAIQALGGNGYINDYPTGRLLRDAKLYDIGAGTNEIRRILIGRELYNETAS
- a CDS encoding class I SAM-dependent methyltransferase, producing MDHRKVGAYWDANADAWTRLARAGYDVYRDHLNTPAFFELLPPVSGLHGLDVGCGEGHNTRQLALRGARITGLDIAEKFVAHARAEEKRSPLGIDYVCASAVELPFADASFDFATAFMALMDIPDAKAVLRESYRVLRPGGFLQFSISHPCFDTPHRQNRRTLLGRTRAIEVGDYFDGAKPRVEEWIFGAAPQALKAQLPPFRIPVFHRTLTAWTQLLLSAGFVIEALNEPRPDDETVRRIPALQDAQVVAYFLHVRVRKPQRA
- a CDS encoding DUF1428 domain-containing protein — its product is MPTYVDGYLLPIPKKNVAAYRKMAAHAAKVWKRHGALSYCEAVLDDPGGQFCAPFTKIVKLKPGETIVLAHVTYKSRAHRDRVNKAVMADPELMAACDPNKMPFDVKRMAFSGFSAIVEA
- a CDS encoding nucleoside recognition protein; the encoded protein is MLNYLWLALVALAVLIGGATGHLPEVTSAAFQAAETAVMKIALPLAGIMALWLGLMRLAEKSGLVQQLARGLRPLMRWLFPDVPADHPAQGSMLMNMAANMLGLANAATPLGLRAMRDLETLNKTPGTATNAMCTFLAINTASIQLIPTTAIAILATQHAQNPTAIVGTALIASFCATTSALLAVRWLQTWRMFRIEAATPDAKADEAKPAAAAEPVLAVEPAPMSGRGRFAFGALIAVFLGLFAWIAFAPESYHAATTSLHHAIFPPQVNAPAAVGSSAQSLPLRAVATLSLLAVPFLLVCFPLYAFLRGVKVYEEFVEGAKEGFNVSLRVIPFLVAILVAIGMFRGAGGIEAMKSVLAPILGPLGFPPDLLPIALVRPLSGSATTGLFTELVQRLGPDALVTRMAGTIYGSTETTFYVIAVYFGSVGIRRTRHAVAAGLFADFIGIVASVTICRVMFG
- a CDS encoding DoxX family protein: MTTTPAPSRFARIAGHVARILLGLVFFVFGLGALLNWFPAPPPESLPPKLVAFDAGMRGSYLFALVKGTEAAVGALLLLNRFVPLALVILAPILVNIALVNATMMPTGLPMALVLIALELYLAWVHRRAFAPLLAARYS